In one Corallococcus sp. EGB genomic region, the following are encoded:
- a CDS encoding Tex family protein: protein MHVYAAALAQELGIKPEQVDRTLALHEEGGTVPFIARYRKEATGGLDEVQIQAILDKASERAELDGRRDTILRSIEEQGKLTPELTKALQAARTRAELEDLYLPYKPKRRTRAAIAREKGLEPLADLVWKQEGQRGENLDARVKPYVNADKGVADVAQALAGARDICAERVAEDAKLRREARDLCTRRGTLRSDVVPAKKGETTKFENYYGHEEPLSQAPSHRVLALLRGEEEGVLKVKLGLPDDEVKGLFTSRVVTRPQSLFAGELRAAVEDGWDRLMGPSLESELRAELKERADKGAIGVFGENLRHLLLAAPAGARAVLALDPGLRTGIKLVMLDATGTVAETATLYSERSADERARAAKLLEAVVRKHKPELIAVGNGTGSREAEVFTRDTLKAMGVQIPVVSVSEQGASIYSASEVAREEFPELDVSLRGAVSIGRRLQDPLAELVKIDPKSIGVGQYQHDVDQGLLKKKLGEVVDSCVNAVGVDVNTASPQLLEHVSGVGPSLAKKLVAHRAAKGRFTTRRELLKVSGLGPKTFEQAAGFLRVRGPEPLDSSAVHPERYAVVERMAKDLGVDVASLVGNAALVRQIDAKRYLGPELGELTLKDILAELEKPSRDPRGDFTAHATRDDLRTLEDVKEGMVLQGVVTNVTAFGAFVDVGVHQDGLVHVSQLAARFIKDPSEVAKVGDRLTVKVLSVDLARKRLALSVRAVLEGGAPQPSGRPAQAKPVSSPAPQRPAQKPANPAPPQKKPEPFNNPFSKLKR, encoded by the coding sequence ATGCACGTCTATGCCGCTGCGTTGGCCCAGGAGCTGGGCATCAAGCCGGAGCAGGTGGACCGGACCCTCGCGCTTCATGAGGAGGGAGGCACGGTCCCCTTCATCGCGCGCTACCGCAAGGAGGCCACGGGAGGCCTGGACGAGGTCCAGATTCAAGCCATCCTGGACAAGGCGTCTGAGCGCGCGGAGCTGGACGGGCGGCGCGACACCATCCTGCGCAGCATCGAGGAGCAGGGGAAGCTGACGCCGGAGCTGACGAAGGCGCTCCAGGCGGCGCGCACGCGCGCGGAGTTGGAGGACCTGTACCTGCCCTACAAGCCCAAGCGCCGCACGCGCGCGGCCATCGCCCGGGAGAAGGGGCTGGAGCCGCTGGCGGACCTGGTGTGGAAGCAGGAGGGCCAGCGCGGGGAGAACCTGGACGCGCGCGTGAAGCCCTATGTGAACGCGGACAAGGGCGTGGCGGACGTGGCGCAGGCGCTGGCGGGCGCGCGGGACATCTGCGCGGAGCGGGTGGCGGAGGACGCGAAGCTGCGCCGCGAGGCCCGCGACCTGTGCACGCGGCGGGGCACGCTGCGCTCGGACGTGGTGCCCGCGAAGAAGGGCGAGACGACCAAGTTCGAGAACTACTACGGCCATGAGGAGCCGCTGTCCCAGGCCCCGTCCCACCGCGTGCTGGCGCTGCTGCGCGGCGAGGAGGAGGGCGTGCTGAAGGTGAAGCTGGGGCTGCCGGACGACGAGGTGAAGGGGCTCTTCACCTCGCGCGTGGTGACGCGGCCGCAGTCGCTGTTCGCGGGCGAGTTGCGCGCGGCGGTAGAGGACGGGTGGGACCGGCTGATGGGGCCGTCGCTGGAGTCGGAGCTGCGCGCGGAGCTGAAGGAGCGCGCGGACAAGGGCGCCATTGGTGTGTTTGGAGAGAACCTGCGGCACCTGCTGTTGGCGGCGCCGGCGGGGGCTCGGGCGGTGCTGGCGTTGGATCCGGGGCTGCGCACGGGCATCAAGCTGGTGATGCTGGACGCGACGGGGACGGTGGCGGAGACGGCGACGCTCTATTCGGAGCGGAGCGCGGACGAGCGGGCGCGCGCGGCGAAGCTGCTGGAGGCGGTGGTGCGCAAGCACAAGCCGGAGCTCATCGCGGTGGGCAACGGAACGGGCAGCCGCGAGGCGGAGGTCTTCACGCGGGACACGCTGAAGGCGATGGGCGTGCAGATTCCGGTGGTGTCGGTGAGCGAGCAGGGCGCGTCCATCTACTCCGCGTCGGAGGTGGCGCGGGAAGAGTTCCCGGAGCTGGACGTGTCGCTGCGCGGAGCAGTGTCCATTGGACGGCGCTTGCAGGACCCGCTGGCGGAGCTGGTGAAGATCGACCCGAAGAGCATCGGGGTGGGGCAGTACCAGCACGACGTGGACCAGGGGCTGTTGAAGAAGAAGCTGGGCGAGGTGGTGGACTCGTGCGTGAACGCGGTGGGCGTGGACGTGAACACGGCGTCGCCGCAGTTGTTGGAGCACGTGTCCGGCGTGGGGCCGTCGCTGGCGAAGAAGCTGGTGGCGCACCGGGCGGCCAAGGGGCGCTTCACGACGCGGCGCGAGCTGCTCAAGGTGAGCGGCCTGGGGCCGAAGACGTTCGAGCAGGCGGCGGGTTTCCTGCGGGTGCGCGGGCCAGAGCCGCTGGATTCGAGCGCGGTGCACCCGGAGCGCTACGCCGTGGTGGAGCGGATGGCGAAGGACCTGGGCGTGGACGTGGCGTCGCTGGTGGGGAACGCGGCGCTGGTGCGTCAGATTGATGCGAAGCGCTACCTGGGGCCGGAGCTGGGCGAGCTGACGCTGAAGGACATCCTGGCGGAGTTGGAGAAGCCGAGCCGCGACCCGCGAGGTGACTTCACGGCGCACGCGACGCGGGATGATCTGCGCACGCTGGAGGATGTGAAGGAGGGGATGGTGTTGCAGGGCGTGGTGACGAACGTGACAGCGTTTGGAGCGTTCGTGGACGTGGGCGTGCATCAGGACGGCCTGGTGCATGTGTCGCAGCTGGCGGCGCGGTTCATCAAGGATCCGTCGGAGGTGGCCAAGGTGGGCGACCGGCTGACGGTGAAGGTCCTGTCCGTGGACCTGGCGCGCAAGCGTCTGGCGTTGTCCGTGCGCGCGGTGCTGGAGGGTGGAGCGCCGCAGCCGTCCGGGCGGCCGGCCCAGGCAAAGCCCGTCAGTTCACCGGCTCCGCAGCGTCCGGCGCAGAAGCCGGCGAACCCGGCTCCGCCGCAGAAGAAGCCGGAGCCGTTCAACAACCCGTTCTCGAAGTTGAAGCGCTGA
- a CDS encoding IS3 family transposase (programmed frameshift) produces the protein MVKRMVGPGAVSAAALARQVGVSQPTLSQWLREANKLAAMTPPSEEKKPAGPKKWTPEEKLRVLAEAHGLEGETLGALLRREGLHEEQLGEWRAAAAGALSQGAQTAAAGALTASQRRRLASSEKRVKELERELRRKEKALAETAALLVLEKKSGDGLGREGRGRRGRRSGREAREMTLAHVEAALLQGVRLEAVCERLGVAPRTIQRWRKPETAQDGRCGPRTRPANRLSEGEKRRMLAVANSEEFRDVSPKQLVPRLADRGEYLASEASFYRVLREAGQLAHRGPAKPPTPRPKAEHTASAPCQVWSWDITYLKGPVKGTFLYLYLVVDVFSRRIMGWRVHEEESSAHAAALIRDSWREAGCPEGLVLHSDNGGPMKGATMLATLQWLGVAPSFSRPRVSDDKAFSEALFRTLKYHPCFPQRAFTSTQAAHTWVVRFVAWYNTEHQHSAIRFVTPDARHFGLDAALLAQRHQVYQRARARHPERWSRDTRDWTPAGPVRLNPSSEVQELKHIG, from the exons ATGGTGAAGCGGATGGTGGGCCCGGGCGCGGTAAGTGCCGCGGCGCTGGCCCGCCAGGTGGGCGTCTCGCAGCCGACGTTGTCGCAGTGGTTGCGCGAGGCGAATAAGTTGGCGGCAATGACGCCCCCGTCCGAGGAGAAGAAGCCTGCCGGTCCGAAGAAGTGGACGCCCGAGGAGAAACTGCGCGTGCTGGCGGAAGCGCACGGACTGGAGGGCGAGACGCTGGGAGCGCTTCTGCGCCGGGAAGGGCTGCATGAAGAGCAGTTGGGGGAGTGGCGGGCCGCAGCCGCTGGAGCCCTTTCCCAAGGCGCGCAGACGGCTGCCGCCGGGGCCCTGACGGCCAGCCAGCGTCGGCGGCTGGCCTCGTCGGAGAAACGGGTGAAGGAGCTGGAGCGGGAGCTGCGCCGCAAGGAGAAGGCGCTGGCGGAGACGGCGGCGCTGCTGGTACTCGAAAAAAAA TCAGGCGATGGGCTGGGACGAGAAGGACGTGGACGACGAGGACGACGCAGCGGACGAGAAGCGCGGGAAATGACGCTCGCGCACGTGGAAGCGGCCCTCCTGCAAGGCGTGCGGCTGGAGGCCGTCTGCGAGCGGCTCGGGGTGGCTCCGCGCACGATTCAACGCTGGAGGAAGCCGGAAACGGCCCAGGACGGGCGGTGCGGACCGCGCACCCGACCCGCCAACCGACTCTCCGAAGGCGAGAAGCGCCGCATGCTGGCGGTGGCCAACAGCGAGGAATTCCGCGACGTCTCGCCCAAGCAACTGGTGCCCAGACTCGCCGACCGGGGCGAGTACCTGGCCAGCGAGGCGAGCTTCTACCGGGTGCTGCGCGAGGCGGGACAGCTGGCGCACCGTGGCCCCGCGAAGCCACCCACGCCGCGCCCCAAGGCCGAGCATACGGCCAGCGCCCCCTGCCAGGTGTGGAGTTGGGACATCACCTACTTGAAGGGGCCGGTGAAGGGCACCTTCCTCTATCTCTACCTCGTGGTGGACGTCTTCAGCCGCCGCATCATGGGCTGGCGTGTCCACGAGGAGGAGTCGTCCGCGCATGCCGCGGCCCTCATTCGCGACAGCTGGCGCGAGGCGGGCTGCCCCGAGGGCCTGGTACTGCATTCGGACAACGGCGGCCCCATGAAGGGCGCCACGATGCTGGCCACGCTGCAATGGCTGGGCGTGGCGCCTTCCTTCAGCCGGCCCCGCGTCTCGGACGACAAAGCTTTCTCCGAAGCCCTTTTCCGTACGCTGAAGTACCACCCCTGCTTCCCCCAACGAGCCTTCACGTCGACGCAGGCTGCGCACACATGGGTGGTGCGTTTCGTCGCCTGGTACAACACCGAGCACCAGCACTCCGCCATCCGCTTCGTCACGCCGGACGCCAGACACTTCGGCCTCGACGCCGCGCTGCTCGCCCAGCGCCACCAGGTGTACCAGCGCGCCCGCGCCCGTCACCCCGAGCGCTGGAGCCGCGACACGCGCGACTGGACTCCAGCAGGCCCCGTGCGCCTCAACCCCTCATCGGAAGTGCAGGAGCTGAAGCACATCGGCTGA